In one Sphingomonas sp. AP4-R1 genomic region, the following are encoded:
- a CDS encoding NADH-quinone oxidoreductase subunit M yields the protein MTGFPILTILIALPLAAAIACLFADAKAARVIALAATVVDFVLGILLWSNYQIGGPQWQFQENIGLFGSFGWALGIDGIALMLIMLSVFLMPLCVLSSWKAIEKRVPEYMAALLLTEALMLGVFMAQDLFLFYIFFEAGLIPMYLIIGIWGGADRIYASYKFFLYTLLGSMLMLIAMLWMVNFAHTSSIPVLMNTDFPVKVQTWLFLAFFASFAVKMPMWPVHTWLPDAHVQAPTAGSVILAGVLLKMGGYGFIRFSLPMFPEASVQLFWLVMTLSSIGIVYTSLVALVQSDMKKLIAYSSVAHMAFVTFGLFAFNRQGIEGALMVMLGHGIVSGALFLCVGVVYDRLHTREIARYGGVSTNMPRYAMLFLLFTMASIGLPGLSNFVGEFLSMMGTYEASSTAAFIMTTGIITGAAYMLYLYRRVAYGPLDKPDVAAMKDLSARELAILVPLALVTIWMGVYPESFMAPMRKDVAVVLARTDRAWHGGDSKLAMGVPATPAEAHGEAH from the coding sequence ATGACCGGCTTCCCTATTCTCACCATCCTGATCGCGCTGCCTCTGGCGGCGGCCATCGCCTGCCTGTTCGCGGATGCGAAGGCGGCGCGGGTGATCGCGCTGGCCGCCACCGTCGTGGATTTCGTACTCGGCATCCTGCTCTGGTCGAACTACCAGATCGGTGGTCCGCAGTGGCAGTTCCAGGAGAATATCGGCCTGTTCGGCAGCTTCGGCTGGGCGCTGGGCATCGACGGCATCGCGCTGATGCTGATCATGCTCTCCGTCTTCCTGATGCCGCTCTGCGTGCTGTCGAGCTGGAAGGCGATCGAGAAGCGCGTTCCGGAATATATGGCTGCGCTGCTGTTGACCGAAGCGCTGATGCTCGGCGTGTTCATGGCGCAGGACCTGTTCCTGTTCTACATCTTCTTCGAAGCCGGCCTGATCCCGATGTATCTGATCATCGGCATCTGGGGCGGTGCGGATCGCATCTACGCGAGCTACAAATTCTTCCTCTACACGCTGCTCGGCTCCATGCTGATGCTGATCGCGATGCTGTGGATGGTGAATTTCGCGCACACGAGCAGCATTCCGGTGCTGATGAACACCGATTTCCCGGTGAAGGTGCAGACCTGGCTGTTCCTGGCCTTCTTCGCGAGCTTCGCGGTGAAGATGCCAATGTGGCCGGTCCACACCTGGCTGCCCGACGCCCACGTGCAGGCGCCGACCGCCGGGTCGGTCATTCTGGCGGGCGTGCTGCTTAAGATGGGTGGCTACGGCTTCATCCGCTTCTCGCTGCCGATGTTCCCGGAAGCCTCGGTCCAGCTCTTCTGGCTGGTGATGACGCTGTCGAGCATCGGCATCGTCTACACCTCGCTCGTCGCGCTCGTGCAGAGCGACATGAAGAAGCTGATCGCTTATTCGTCCGTCGCGCACATGGCGTTCGTCACCTTCGGCCTGTTCGCCTTCAACCGTCAGGGTATCGAGGGCGCGCTGATGGTGATGCTGGGCCACGGTATCGTGTCGGGCGCGCTCTTCCTGTGCGTCGGCGTCGTCTATGATCGCCTGCACACCCGCGAGATCGCGCGCTACGGCGGCGTTTCGACGAACATGCCGCGTTACGCGATGCTGTTCCTGCTGTTCACGATGGCCTCGATCGGTCTGCCGGGTCTGTCCAACTTCGTCGGCGAATTCCTGTCGATGATGGGCACCTATGAGGCCTCGTCGACGGCGGCCTTCATCATGACGACAGGCATCATCACCGGCGCGGCCTACATGCTCTATCTGTATCGCCGCGTGGCCTATGGCCCGCTCGACAAGCCCGACGTCGCCGCGATGAAGGATCTGTCGGCGCGCGAGCTGGCGATCCTCGTCCCGCTGGCGCTGGTGACGATCTGGATGGGCGTCTATCCGGAAAGCTTCATGGCGCCGATGCGGAAGGACGTGGCCGTCGTTCTCGCACGCACCGATCGCGCCTGGCATGGCGGCGATTCCAAGCTGGCCATGGGTGTTCCTGCCACTCCTGCCGAAGCGCACGGGGAGGCGCATTGA